The Deltaproteobacteria bacterium sequence TGACGGATACAAGAGTGTTGATGAAAAGACCCTCCTTTCCGGTTTACCCCGTGACAAATTCACCCTCTTTCTCAAACATCGTTCACACATTGCCGAAGGAAGTGACAATCTTTTCGACCTGCAGCTTTCAGGGCATACGCACAGGGGGCAAATATTCCCCTTTACTTATGTTGTTGCTTATTTCTTTCCCCATCTTTCGGGGCTGGAAGACCTGCCCGGTGGCGGAAAAATTTATACAAGCCGGGGAACGGGCACATGGGGGCCGCAGATGAGGGTCTTGTCGCCGCCTGAAGTGACGGTAATCGATCTGGTATATGGAGAGAAAAGCTGATTTAGCTCAGGCTTTCATTTTGCGAACTGTTTAAAGCGGTATTTTTATTTATTTCCTTAATAAGGTGCTCCGTATCTTCAGTAATAGTAATCTCTGTTTCATTTTCAGTGGGGATGAAGTGATACAGGCCTTCCGTCTCTACCGACATGAGACTGAAAAAAGCCTCTTTCCCTCTCTCAGGTACTGTAAAGGCGTCGATTATATTCCCGTCCTTAAAATGTATGTGTCCTTCAACGGCCTCATTAATAATGGACAGTATGCCTGTTTCACGGTTTTCGACGACCTTTTCAACAAGCGCCCGGGTATTCATTTCTATTAACTTGCCCTCCATACTGCACTTAAGGCCTTTTGCAAATTCATGCTGCATCGCTATGGATTTGACTTCATCCGTTAATCCTTTCGGGCTGACGCTTTTTTCCAGCATATAATTTACGCCCACCTCCATTCCCTTCTCAAAAAGCTCCTCACTGATTTTACCGGAGAAGAGAACAAAGGGTGTCTCTTTAAATGCGCTCTCCCTTACATATTTGCAGAAAGCCAACCCGTCCATGCCTTTCAGTTCCACCGAAGAGATAATAAGGTTGTATAACCTTGTATGCATCAGTTCTATCGCCTTACAGGCTTCATTTGCCGTAACAACAAAAAAACCGGCCTTCGTCAGGTTGCGTTTTGTTACGTTTAGAAGCATGTGGCTCGGCTCCACCACAAGAACCGAAAAGGGCCGCCCCTTTTTCTTTATAAGGCCCTCCACTTTTTCAGTAACTTCCTTTTCAACGGAAAGATGCTGTTCATAGATAAGACTTTTCAATTCACGGGATTTAAGGCGTTCTGCTGAATCGCTTTTTCGTTTCATGACCACTTTGCCGTCAAATATCACAATGGTTATTACGTGATTTGAGGGAGAAGTAACATGCTCTGTCTGTATCTGGAACAATTTC is a genomic window containing:
- a CDS encoding response regulator, whose protein sequence is MDRDQSLEEGISLPGKLSGVKAGKKLFQIQTEHVTSPSNHVITIVIFDGKVVMKRKSDSAERLKSRELKSLIYEQHLSVEKEVTEKVEGLIKKKGRPFSVLVVEPSHMLLNVTKRNLTKAGFFVVTANEACKAIELMHTRLYNLIISSVELKGMDGLAFCKYVRESAFKETPFVLFSGKISEELFEKGMEVGVNYMLEKSVSPKGLTDEVKSIAMQHEFAKGLKCSMEGKLIEMNTRALVEKVVENRETGILSIINEAVEGHIHFKDGNIIDAFTVPERGKEAFFSLMSVETEGLYHFIPTENETEITITEDTEHLIKEINKNTALNSSQNESLS